TAAATTGTTAGCACAAAACTGAAATATCTGGTATTGTCAGATGATTCTTGGTGCCAtgggtaggaaaaaaaaattgagatcaTTCCCtgacttttgcattttctttgcaGAGGAAAGCCCAAATTACATGCACGGCTATATTCATTGTTTGGGGTGTCTTGGTCCATCTGGTTATTCCTCCCTTTGTCTTCATGGTGACTGAAGGATGGAATTACATTGAAGGCCTCTATTTCTCATTCATCACTATCACCACTATAGGATTTGGAGATTTTGTTGCTGGTCAGTAATTGTATTTtatgtattattttattacatgCACAGTGTCGCAATTCTGCTTCCAAAGTcttaatttgaaaatatattttctaagtTTTTACAGCACATTTTGCAGGATAGAATATTCTGTTAAGTCTGGCTACTGATCCAGTGGATTAGATCTGGCTCTTCAGTGTTGGTGTAGACACCTAAGGCCTTTATTGGGAGTTATTTTTGCAGCCAAGTTCTAGAGTCCATAAGTCTTTCTGGTACCCCAGGTCTGTATTTCAGGCAGGGAACTACCCTGCTCACCATGTTAGTTGTGCACCTTTGAATGGGATCTAAGCAGGATGTGTAGGCATTGGGCCTACACCTGCCTAGACCTAGTCAGTGGGGAATGCTGAACATATTCCTCTCTCCTCATAAACCTCTTCTTTCTCTAAAAGCCACTGCTTCATTCAGCACTTTGGTCCTCATACCTTGAACTCTGAATCTTTTTCTCAAGGAAGGTACCTATATGTGCATGCTTCAGTGGCAGGAAGAAGACTGGTAATTTTTAAGCAGGAAAATGTTCACTTTTATATCTTACAAGGAGAGGATAAATATACTTCATTCTTATTTGGTTAGTCCAGTGGTCAGAATACATGTAGCCAACAAGTGGAAGATGTGGGatcaatttttctttcatttccccACTTGCTACCTTTCTGAGTGATGTTCAAATAACCAGGCTCTTTTAGTGAGGAAGAGAGCAGTTCTCAGGGTAACAACTTCAAGGTTTATCAGCTGTGAGTCTTCTTACAgtaatgtttttgtttttaatttcctgtAGGTGTAAATCCAGATGCAAACTATCATGCGCTTTACAGATACTTTGTGGAGTTATGGATCTATCTGGGACTAGCTTGGCTCTCACTCTTTGTTAACTGGAAGGTCAGTATGTTTGTGGAAGTCCACAAAGCAATCAAGAAacggaggaaaaaaagaaaagagtcaTTTGAGAACCACCCTCGGCCTAAAAAACCCCTTCAAATGGGTACCTCAAAGGATGTCAACATTTTCAGCTTTCTTTCAAAGAAGGAAGAGACCTACAATGACCTTATAAAGCAAATTGGGAAGAAGGCCCTGAAGACAAGCAATGACAAAATGATTATAGTGGAAAATGCCAAACAAATGAACGCCAGTATAGATGTTCAGGTGACTTACACAAAAACAGAGTCATTTGAGTATGATGAGACTTCCCTGGACATTCAAAATGGTCACGTACTGAGACCCCTCCATGACAAAAATATTGCAGACAGCCCTCTAGAAGGAACCATGTTTGTGAACCAGCTGGACAGGATTagtgaagaagaaggtgaagtgTGGGATTCCAGAGACTATCGGCCCTTAATATTTGAGAATGCCAATATAACATTTGTaaatgaagatgatgatgaagaGGAAGATATCTCAGATGATGAGGAAACATCAAAATCCTCTATGGATGATAATCTTGCAGAGGAATCTGAAACTGCAAAAAAATTAGTCAAATTCCCATCCTCTGATGAATCTACCTTTACCAATAATGAGCTAGAACTTTCTGTGCCTTATGAACAGCTGATGAATGAATATAATACAGTAAGCAATGTGAAGGCTGCCACGTGAAGCGTGCTGGACAATGGTTTTCTGAAAGGGGTCAGTGCATATTGAACATAGAGCAAGGAGAAAAGTGTGTTTGCAGCTTCTCCTGTCTctttgaaaacaaaagcaagtCCCAGACTAAGAAACTCCAGTCTCCTTTTCCCATCCTAAGTTGGCTTCTGAGCCTGTCAGCTTTGCTTTTCTGAAAGACTTGTAAAATAACAGTTGAATTTGGAGTCCCACTCCTTTAGATTTTATGGTTCTTGAACAAAATAGAAAAGACTAGTTAATACACTGGATCTGCTCTGAGTTCATGCATTTCATTGAGGAAATAGTTTGGGATTGTAACTATACTGTTGCAAGACTGTTTTGGGCATCAAACATGTTCGGTTACTCCATTAGCCTTTCACCTCTGAAAACCTGGATTTGAATCCAGCATTTATCACAAATGAAATCTAGGGGGTTGCTCTTTGTTAAGTTGTTACTGCCAAAAATATGGCACTGTACTTCAAGAGAAACTTTGGATGGAATGCCAGGGCACACAGatctgagctgagctgtgctggtaGACTGAGAAGGAAGCTCTGAAACATCTCCGTAGAAAATGTCAGTGCTTGTCAAATTATAGTGAATTCTAATTTCATAAATAAAATACTAAAATTAAGAGTTCCAAAGGAATGGATCAAGAAGGAGGCCTCTAACAAGGAAAGATCTGGGATGAAGCTCGCCAGTTGGGCTGCTGAGATACACATCAGCCCCAGAACTGTCAAAGAGTAAAGTGACTGGAAGACTTATTGATCAAAGCATGTATGGGCACAAGCAGGATGCAATGAACTTTTTTAGTGTTGAAAGTGTCCTTCCACTGTCCATTTCCTAAAGGAAATACTTGAATGAACCTCATACA
This sequence is a window from Zonotrichia albicollis isolate bZonAlb1 chromosome 3, bZonAlb1.hap1, whole genome shotgun sequence. Protein-coding genes within it:
- the KCNK5 gene encoding potassium channel subfamily K member 5 — its product is MVDRGPLLTSAIIFYLSIGAAIFEVLEEPHWRSATDNYKRQKTELLKQFPCLGQEGLDRILQIVSDAAGQGVAITGNNTFNNWNWPNAVIFAATVITTIGYGNVSPKTHAGRLFCIFYGLFGVPLCLTWISALGKFFGGRAKRLGQFLTKRGVSLRKAQITCTAIFIVWGVLVHLVIPPFVFMVTEGWNYIEGLYFSFITITTIGFGDFVAGVNPDANYHALYRYFVELWIYLGLAWLSLFVNWKVSMFVEVHKAIKKRRKKRKESFENHPRPKKPLQMGTSKDVNIFSFLSKKEETYNDLIKQIGKKALKTSNDKMIIVENAKQMNASIDVQVTYTKTESFEYDETSLDIQNGHVLRPLHDKNIADSPLEGTMFVNQLDRISEEEGEVWDSRDYRPLIFENANITFVNEDDDEEEDISDDEETSKSSMDDNLAEESETAKKLVKFPSSDESTFTNNELELSVPYEQLMNEYNTVSNVKAAT